The region ATTTGCTAGATGTTGAAGAGGGAAGTGTTACAAACACATTTACAAGTAGTTCTTTTGCTTTTCAAGAGTCGCGTCTTCTGCCTTGGAAAAATGTTATAGATAATATCGCTTTAGGTCTTTTGGCAATAGGCGAGAAAAAAAGTATAGCTATAAAAAAATCTCAAGAGATAGCCTTAAGATTTGGGCTTGATGAAGATGATTTTGACAAGTTTCCAAAAGATTTGAGTGGAGGAATGAAGCAAAGAGTTAGTTTTGCAAGAGCATTAGTTGTAAAACCTTCACTACTTTTTCTTGATGAGCCATTTTCTGCTTTAGATATTGGACTTAAAAAAGAGTTGCAAAGCATTTTGATAGACTTGATAAATAAAAAAGAGATAAGCATACTTTTTATCACGCATGATTTAATGGAAGCCATAAGATTAAGCGATGAGATACTTCTTTTAAAAGCAGACCCTGGACATATTGTAAAGAAATTTTCTTATGAACTTCCACAAGCTCAAAGAGATGATAAATATGTTTATGGTGAGAGTGCAAAAATATTACAAGATGCACAAATAATAGACACATTTGAATTGGAGTTAAAATAATGGAAGAAAAATTACACGCTACAAATCACTATTTACATTATCCTGATGAAAAGAATGTTCCTACATATTTAGCATATGGTTTTAGACCTGTTTTTTTACTTTTAGCTCCATATATGATAATAAGTATGATTTTATGGGGATTAGTTTGGAGTGGTATCATAAGTATTCCTTTTATGGATGATACTCTTACTTGGCATGTTTATGAGATGCTATTTGGTATCTTGACTGCTGGAATTATGGCATTTTTAACTACAGGTATTCCGGAGCTTTTCCCAGGAATGATTCCTTTTATTGGTAAAAGACTAAAGTATATTATGATACTTTGGATAGCTGGTAGAGTAGGATTTTGGTTTATTGATTATCTTGGTGTTTATATAGTAGCAGCTCTCAATCTCTCAATGCTTGCTTGGCTTATATGGTTTGCAAAAGATGCAGTTTTAGATAAACTCCAACGTCATGCATCTCTAGGTTATGCTTTAGTGGCAATACTTATTATAGAGAGTTGGTTCTTTGCATCTAAAGCAGGTTTTGCATCTACAGATTCTATGACTATTTTAAAAGTTGCGATTGGTGCTATTGTTGTTCTTATCCTTTTAGCTTTAAGACGCGTTAATATGGAAGCTGTAAATGAACTTATGGAAGATAAGGGCATCGATGATATCTATGTATCTCGTCCGCCAAAAACAAATCTTGCTATATTCGCAGTCATTGTTTTTACTACGGTTGAGTTTTTATATCCTCAAAATTCAGCTTTAGGTTGGTTAGGTTTAGCAACTGGAGCATCTATTCTTGGCATAACAGCCGATTACGCTTTAAAAGATGAGTTTATATTAAACCAACCATATGTTTTGTACTTGGCATCTATCTTTGTGATGTTTGCTTTGGGTTATGGTTTTATAGGTTGGGATATTTTAAATCCAAATATAGATGCTATTAATCATTTTAGACACTTTATTACAAGTGGTGCAATTGGACTTTCTTATATTATAGTTATGATTATTATAGGATGGATTCATACAGGGCGACACTTAACATCAAATATCTATACGCATCTGATGATAATACTTATAATTGTAGCTACACTTATGAGAAGTTTGATACCATTTTTTGAAGAATATATGAGCGAATTATATCTTTACTCTTCTATAATTTGGACTATACCTTTTATGTTATATATAAAAGTATTTTTCTCATTTTTGCTAGCTCCAAGAGCAGATGGTATTAAAGGTTAAACACACTACTTAGTTAGTGTGTTTAAAGTGCTATCTTTACCTTCATTTCTAGGTTTATACTCTATAAGAAAGTCGCCTCCTAAGTTTCTCACTTTTTAAAACCAACTTTGTACTTTCCCTAAATTAAGGGCTTTATTAAGGGTCTAAAGTCTGAATCAGGGTGTCCCAAGTCCTAAATTGCTAATATTTCACTATGTTTATTCGTAAAAAGAAAAATAAAAGTGGTAGTATCAGTATTCAGATTATCTCTAAAAATAGTGGCAGGTATAAAGTAGTTGAGACTATTGGTTGTAGTTCAGATGAAAGTGAAGTTCAACATTTACTAGAAAAAGCCGACGAAAGACTACTAGAGCTAGAACCAAACCTATTTGATTTTATAGAGTACCAAACTAAAAAACAAAAGCTTACCAATAAAGATATGAGAGTAGTTGGCGATGAGCTTATATTTGGCAAGGTTTTTAAAGATATTGGATGCTCAAATATCTCATTTAGCAAAATAAAAGATAAAGATATATTTAAAGCCTTAGTGATTTCAAGATTACTCTATCCTGGAAGTAAACTTTACTTGATTGATTATTATCATATCTATAAAAAACAAAAGATTGATAAAAATAAAATCTATAGATTCTTAGATAATATCTATAAAGATGACTTAAAGGCACAAATAGAACAATGCATTTTTAATCACACTAAAAAAATAATGGATAATATTATCACAGTTA is a window of uncultured Sulfurimonas sp. DNA encoding:
- a CDS encoding ATP-binding cassette domain-containing protein, giving the protein MERLEVKNLNHHFGFTEILRDINFTLNKGEVLSVVGPSGGGKTTLMHLCADLLDVEEGSVTNTFTSSSFAFQESRLLPWKNVIDNIALGLLAIGEKKSIAIKKSQEIALRFGLDEDDFDKFPKDLSGGMKQRVSFARALVVKPSLLFLDEPFSALDIGLKKELQSILIDLINKKEISILFITHDLMEAIRLSDEILLLKADPGHIVKKFSYELPQAQRDDKYVYGESAKILQDAQIIDTFELELK
- a CDS encoding NnrS family protein — its product is MEEKLHATNHYLHYPDEKNVPTYLAYGFRPVFLLLAPYMIISMILWGLVWSGIISIPFMDDTLTWHVYEMLFGILTAGIMAFLTTGIPELFPGMIPFIGKRLKYIMILWIAGRVGFWFIDYLGVYIVAALNLSMLAWLIWFAKDAVLDKLQRHASLGYALVAILIIESWFFASKAGFASTDSMTILKVAIGAIVVLILLALRRVNMEAVNELMEDKGIDDIYVSRPPKTNLAIFAVIVFTTVEFLYPQNSALGWLGLATGASILGITADYALKDEFILNQPYVLYLASIFVMFALGYGFIGWDILNPNIDAINHFRHFITSGAIGLSYIIVMIIIGWIHTGRHLTSNIYTHLMIILIIVATLMRSLIPFFEEYMSELYLYSSIIWTIPFMLYIKVFFSFLLAPRADGIKG